One genomic region from Salinicola endophyticus encodes:
- a CDS encoding CNNM domain-containing protein yields the protein MLLLTAFVVLSIGFSFLCSILEAALLSLTPSYIAQLQDTRPKLHDSLNALKSNIDRPLAAILTLNTIAHTVGATGVGAQVAVVFGDAHVAIASALMTLGILVFSEIIPKTIGATYWRTLAPMLPRILKFMVWLLLPFIWLSEMITNRIAKNEGDIDMRGEIKALARIGLEGKALDADEARTITNILNLHEIPLKRVMTPRTVCMTVVPDMTVAEFDRDYGKTQFTRFPVMDGAEQALGYVHKADTYHAEDEQRLKALMHPIAMVDESDSVEHVFTAMLNDHNHIRVVYDDHGSWVGLITLEDVLETILGQDIVDETDNVRNLRKYARQRWLKRLRPQGE from the coding sequence ATGCTCCTGCTGACGGCTTTCGTCGTTCTCTCCATCGGCTTCTCGTTTCTGTGCTCGATTCTCGAAGCCGCGCTGCTGTCGCTGACGCCCAGCTATATCGCGCAGCTCCAGGACACGCGGCCCAAGCTGCACGACTCGCTCAATGCGCTCAAGTCCAATATCGACCGCCCGCTGGCGGCGATCCTGACGCTCAATACCATTGCCCATACGGTCGGGGCGACCGGGGTCGGCGCCCAGGTGGCGGTGGTGTTCGGTGACGCCCACGTGGCCATCGCCTCGGCGCTGATGACCCTGGGCATCCTGGTGTTTTCCGAGATCATCCCCAAGACCATCGGCGCCACCTACTGGCGCACGCTGGCGCCGATGCTGCCGCGCATACTCAAGTTCATGGTGTGGCTGCTGCTGCCGTTCATCTGGCTGTCGGAGATGATCACCAACCGCATCGCCAAGAACGAGGGCGATATCGACATGCGCGGGGAGATCAAGGCGCTGGCCAGGATCGGTCTCGAAGGCAAGGCGCTGGACGCCGACGAGGCGCGCACCATCACCAATATTCTCAACCTCCACGAGATTCCGCTGAAGCGGGTGATGACCCCGCGCACCGTATGCATGACGGTGGTGCCGGACATGACCGTGGCGGAGTTCGACCGCGACTACGGCAAGACCCAGTTCACCCGCTTCCCGGTCATGGATGGCGCCGAGCAGGCGCTGGGTTACGTGCACAAGGCCGACACCTACCACGCCGAGGACGAACAGCGGCTCAAGGCGCTGATGCACCCGATCGCGATGGTCGACGAGAGCGACAGCGTCGAGCATGTCTTCACCGCCATGCTCAACGACCACAACCACATCCGGGTGGTCTACGACGACCACGGCAGCTGGGTGGGGCTGATCACCCTCGAGGACGTGCTCGAGACGATCCTGGGCCAGGACATCGTCGACGAGACCGACAACGTGCGTAACCTGCGCAAGTACGCCCGTCAGCGCTGGCTCAAGCGGCTGCGCCCCCAGGGCGAGTGA
- a CDS encoding pyridoxamine 5'-phosphate oxidase family protein gives MSSPEHKQKIWQLIDDIKVGMLVTLDDGAPRARPMHLVQDAYDGTLWFYTRRSAEKAFEAQSDRDVCITFSDQKHGVYVSMSGKARLRDDAELIDKYWNPFVAAWFEGGREDDDIAMLEIDIDFGEHWQARESKAFQLYEIAKANVKKDHKPDMGENEKFGH, from the coding sequence ATGTCCAGCCCCGAACACAAGCAGAAGATCTGGCAGCTGATCGACGATATCAAGGTCGGCATGCTGGTGACCCTCGACGACGGCGCACCCCGCGCCCGACCCATGCATCTGGTCCAGGATGCCTACGACGGCACGCTCTGGTTCTACACCCGGCGCAGCGCCGAGAAGGCGTTCGAAGCGCAGAGCGACCGCGACGTCTGCATCACCTTCTCCGATCAGAAGCACGGGGTCTATGTGTCGATGTCGGGCAAGGCGCGCCTGCGCGACGATGCCGAGCTGATTGACAAGTACTGGAACCCGTTCGTGGCGGCCTGGTTCGAGGGCGGTCGCGAAGACGACGATATCGCCATGCTGGAGATCGATATCGACTTCGGCGAGCACTGGCAGGCGCGCGAGAGCAAGGCTTTCCAGCTCTACGAGATCGCCAAGGCCAACGTGAAGAAGGACCACAAGCCCGATATGGGCGAAAACGAGAAATTCGGCCACTGA
- the stpA gene encoding glucosylglycerol 3-phosphatase, which yields MTDPQPPSAALSLTPRPFSLDHAELGQALAASANLLIIQDLDGVCMGLVDDPLTRQLPRRYLEAAGELAGHFFVLTNGEHVGARGVNALVEANFDDPAEARRRGCYLPGLAAGGVQWQDRFGRVSHPGVSAAELDFLASFPVAAETFLDHCLARPPFALDAATRAPLIAAAVLDNLASPTLNLNVFRRHWQATPEPYWRLQEAVVDFMQARLAAAAAAGLEDAFFIHYAPNAGRDDSGQERPRLGTAEGTTDFQLMLRGAVKESGVLAILNRYYQARTGVAPLGETFDARQAPREPKALLALAREHFDPALMPMIVGVGDTLTSVSTSEDDTPQRGGSDRGFLTLVQQLGHAFARPNRVLFVDSSGGEVARARVDAERLARHARDPGVSPWPALAGISDPDDPLRLDVIFAGGHIEYVDFFCELARQRRARPPQPD from the coding sequence ATGACCGACCCGCAGCCCCCCAGCGCCGCGCTGTCTCTTACTCCCCGCCCCTTCTCGCTCGACCACGCCGAGCTGGGCCAGGCCCTGGCGGCGAGTGCCAACCTGCTGATCATCCAGGATCTCGATGGCGTCTGCATGGGGCTGGTCGACGACCCGCTGACCCGGCAGCTGCCGCGCCGCTACCTTGAGGCCGCCGGCGAGCTGGCGGGGCACTTCTTCGTGCTCACCAACGGCGAACACGTCGGCGCCCGCGGCGTCAACGCGCTGGTGGAGGCGAACTTCGACGACCCCGCCGAGGCGCGCCGTCGCGGTTGCTACCTGCCCGGGCTGGCCGCCGGCGGGGTCCAGTGGCAGGACCGTTTCGGGCGCGTGTCGCACCCCGGCGTCAGCGCCGCAGAGCTCGACTTTCTGGCCAGCTTTCCGGTCGCGGCCGAAACCTTTCTCGATCACTGCCTGGCTCGTCCGCCCTTCGCCCTGGACGCCGCGACGCGTGCCCCTCTGATCGCCGCGGCCGTGCTCGACAACCTCGCCTCGCCGACGCTCAACCTCAATGTCTTCCGCCGCCACTGGCAGGCAACGCCCGAGCCCTACTGGCGGCTGCAGGAGGCGGTGGTGGACTTCATGCAGGCGCGTCTGGCAGCGGCCGCGGCGGCAGGGCTCGAGGACGCCTTCTTCATCCACTACGCGCCCAACGCCGGGCGCGACGACTCAGGCCAGGAGCGCCCGCGCCTGGGTACCGCGGAAGGCACCACGGACTTCCAGCTAATGCTGCGGGGGGCGGTCAAGGAGAGCGGCGTGCTGGCGATCCTCAATCGCTACTACCAGGCACGTACCGGAGTGGCGCCGCTGGGGGAGACGTTCGACGCACGCCAGGCCCCGCGCGAGCCGAAGGCGCTGCTGGCGCTGGCGCGTGAGCACTTCGATCCGGCGCTGATGCCGATGATCGTCGGGGTCGGTGACACGCTCACTTCGGTCAGCACCAGCGAGGACGACACCCCACAGCGGGGCGGCAGCGATCGGGGTTTCCTGACCCTGGTGCAGCAGCTGGGGCACGCCTTCGCGCGCCCCAACCGGGTGCTGTTCGTCGACAGCAGCGGTGGCGAGGTGGCACGTGCCCGGGTCGACGCCGAGCGGCTGGCGCGTCACGCCAGGGACCCCGGCGTCTCGCCGTGGCCGGCGCTGGCCGGCATCAGCGATCCCGACGACCCGCTACGCCTCGATGTGATCTTTGCCGGTGGCCATATCGAGTACGTCGATTTCTTCTGCGAGCTGGCCCGGCAGCGCCGGGCCAGGCCCCCCCAGCCCGACTGA